The proteins below are encoded in one region of Anaerolineales bacterium:
- a CDS encoding D-alanine--D-alanine ligase A, with amino-acid sequence GGRSGEYEISLQSARSVLDVLDPFRYDVIQIGITRDGTWLTGMNVLEAMQKEKLDDLQTAALLPDPSWAGIHIVQKTEFGLVIKLLGKLDVVFPVLHGTYGEDGTLQGLLELADIAYVGAGVLGSSVGMDKGLFQDVMRANRIPIADGMVVLRSILPGQMNSVITQAEKLAPYPLFVKPANLGSSVGVSKCNNRSDLMEGIMEAARYDRRILIQQGINAREIEVSVLGNDDPEVSVPGEVVPSREFYSYEAKYIDNASQLLIPAPIPEKTSARIRKLAVKAFKAIDCQGMARVDFLLDRVTGEVYLNELNTIPGFTSISMYPKLWEACGLPYPQLVDRLIELALERKEDCQKNIHRYLG; translated from the coding sequence GGTGGGCGCTCGGGTGAATACGAGATCTCACTCCAATCAGCGCGCTCAGTCCTGGATGTGCTTGATCCATTCCGTTACGATGTCATCCAGATCGGCATCACCCGGGATGGAACCTGGCTGACCGGAATGAACGTGCTGGAGGCCATGCAGAAGGAGAAGCTGGATGATCTCCAAACTGCGGCGCTCCTGCCTGATCCTTCCTGGGCGGGCATCCATATCGTCCAGAAAACAGAGTTCGGTCTGGTGATCAAGCTGCTTGGCAAGCTAGATGTGGTCTTCCCGGTGTTGCACGGAACCTATGGCGAAGACGGTACCTTGCAGGGATTGTTGGAGTTAGCCGATATCGCGTACGTTGGTGCAGGAGTGCTGGGATCATCGGTGGGCATGGATAAAGGTCTGTTCCAGGATGTGATGCGCGCCAACCGTATCCCCATCGCGGATGGAATGGTTGTCCTGCGCAGCATCCTCCCCGGGCAGATGAATAGTGTGATCACGCAGGCGGAAAAACTCGCTCCATACCCGTTGTTCGTCAAGCCAGCCAACCTTGGGTCGTCGGTGGGTGTGAGCAAATGTAACAACCGCTCGGACCTGATGGAAGGGATCATGGAAGCCGCCCGTTATGATCGGCGTATCCTGATTCAGCAAGGAATCAACGCCCGCGAGATCGAAGTGAGTGTGCTGGGTAATGATGATCCGGAAGTCTCCGTCCCGGGTGAGGTGGTTCCAAGCCGTGAGTTTTATTCCTATGAAGCCAAGTATATTGACAACGCTTCACAACTGCTCATCCCTGCACCCATCCCGGAGAAAACCAGTGCGCGGATCAGGAAGCTGGCTGTTAAAGCGTTCAAGGCGATCGATTGCCAGGGTATGGCACGCGTCGATTTCCTGCTCGATCGTGTCACAGGAGAAGTCTATCTGAATGAGTTGAACACCATCCCTGGTTTTACTTCGATCAGCATGTATCCGAAATTATGGGAAGCCTGCGGACTTCCTTATCCACAGCTTGTTGACCGTTTGATTGAGCTGGCGCTTGAGCGTAAAGAAGACTGCCAAAAAAATATACACCGGTATTTGGGATGA
- a CDS encoding transcriptional repressor NrdR, whose amino-acid sequence MRCPYCRHDESRVIDTSHDTRGGVRRRRECESCGQRFSTYERPILATPLIVKQDGTREEFDHEKLSRGIRIACAKRPVPAADVDRLVGEIEATLQAMGRAEVSSRVVGDMVIAGLKEMDQIAYIRYAIVYLGLDDLRSIRTEIDRLLEG is encoded by the coding sequence ATGCGCTGTCCTTATTGCCGACATGATGAATCACGGGTCATTGATACTTCTCACGACACTCGCGGAGGCGTGCGACGCCGCCGGGAATGTGAAAGTTGTGGACAGAGATTCAGCACCTATGAACGGCCGATCCTGGCTACACCGTTGATCGTTAAGCAGGATGGGACACGCGAGGAATTTGACCACGAAAAATTAAGCCGGGGCATACGCATCGCGTGTGCCAAGCGCCCGGTGCCAGCCGCGGATGTTGACCGCCTGGTAGGCGAGATAGAAGCCACCTTGCAGGCCATGGGGCGCGCAGAAGTGTCCTCGCGGGTAGTAGGCGATATGGTCATTGCTGGACTGAAGGAGATGGACCAGATTGCCTATATTCGGTATGCCATCGTTTACCTGGGATTAGATGACCTGCGGTCGATCCGCACAGAGATCGACCGCCTTTTGGAAGGCTGA
- a CDS encoding ribonucleoside-diphosphate reductase, adenosylcobalamin-dependent, producing MAQTSEKKIDRYGLLPTPEMPPGLPAIELTDNARQVLIRRYVRRNREGQPAESVDEMFWRVAYHVARVETTWNVPEMDRAVEFYQLLTRKQFFPNSPTFTGAGTPLGQLAACFVLPIADDMGRNEAGIFQTLRDAALIQQTGGGNGFSFSRLRPKNTLVKSSAGQATGPVGFLRVYDQAFGEIAQGGTRRGANMAVLRVDHPDIEDFITCKTDENAITNFNISVGITDAFMKAVEEDAQWDLCFPDVASPEYHEFHGTLEAAEKKGIPVQTHHQVRARDLFNKIVKQAHHNGEPGMLFLDTANRHNPVPHLYQLEATNPCGEQWLGPYENCCLGSINLAEMFGADHQVDWEKLRQAVELSTIFLDDVIQANAYVPAVPQLKRAAEQARRIGLGLMGLGDLMYHAGIRYGSEEGQEFAAQVMEFIRYHAMLTSIKLAEQRGSFPAIKGSIYDPEGVSWKPPRPITPFARNFERPNIDWQVVVNGIKEHGIRNAAQTTIAPTGTIATVAGCEGYGCEPVFALAYIRHVNDQGQDLPLVYTSPQFEDALIEAGIDEVTRQAIVDEVMESGTCQGIQAVPESIQQVFVVSLDITAEEHVRTQAAMQAFVDNSLSKTVNFPANATEEDVAMVYMLAWKLGCKGITVYVTGSRQKVVLETKATSREKEQPAREEKIYEAGHSSDYGDTEHKWSATKKPRPRRLRGYTYSISTPVGKAFVTVNENGGDHPFEVFVSTAKAGSETAAVSEAIGRLISYLLRLASPVLPRERLKEIVKQLSGIGGGRSLGFGPNRVRSLPDGVAQTLAEYLDDSEEYQEAAAYSGNGGYDKRPIRPSDIVEKQMSTVQPAFRIGDLCPECGQAAVVNEEGCRKCYACGYSEC from the coding sequence ATGGCACAGACTTCAGAAAAGAAAATTGACCGGTACGGTCTATTACCCACACCAGAGATGCCTCCAGGCTTGCCTGCCATAGAGCTAACCGATAATGCGCGCCAGGTGTTGATCCGGCGGTATGTGCGGCGTAACCGTGAAGGGCAGCCCGCCGAGAGTGTGGATGAGATGTTTTGGCGGGTGGCATACCACGTTGCCAGGGTAGAAACGACCTGGAATGTCCCAGAGATGGACCGAGCCGTTGAGTTTTATCAACTACTTACCAGAAAGCAGTTCTTCCCCAACTCGCCGACATTTACCGGTGCTGGTACTCCCCTCGGCCAGCTGGCTGCTTGTTTCGTGTTGCCCATCGCAGATGACATGGGCAGGAATGAAGCCGGTATTTTCCAGACATTGCGTGATGCTGCCCTGATTCAACAGACCGGGGGAGGCAATGGTTTTTCTTTTTCGAGATTAAGACCAAAAAACACCCTGGTAAAGTCCTCTGCCGGGCAGGCCACAGGCCCGGTGGGTTTTCTGCGGGTTTATGACCAGGCATTCGGTGAGATTGCCCAGGGCGGTACGCGCCGCGGAGCCAATATGGCTGTCCTGCGCGTCGATCACCCGGATATCGAAGACTTTATCACCTGTAAAACTGACGAAAACGCCATTACCAACTTTAACATTTCTGTGGGGATCACCGATGCCTTCATGAAGGCTGTCGAAGAAGATGCCCAGTGGGACCTGTGTTTCCCCGATGTTGCCAGCCCCGAATATCATGAATTCCACGGGACGCTTGAAGCTGCAGAGAAGAAGGGGATTCCTGTTCAAACCCACCACCAGGTGCGGGCTCGCGATTTGTTTAATAAAATCGTCAAGCAAGCCCACCATAACGGTGAGCCAGGCATGTTGTTCCTGGATACAGCTAACCGTCACAATCCGGTACCCCACCTATACCAGCTGGAAGCGACCAACCCCTGTGGTGAGCAGTGGCTTGGGCCGTATGAAAATTGTTGTCTGGGTTCGATCAACCTGGCAGAGATGTTCGGTGCTGACCACCAGGTGGATTGGGAAAAACTACGCCAGGCGGTTGAACTATCGACCATTTTCCTGGATGATGTTATCCAGGCGAATGCATACGTCCCGGCAGTTCCCCAGCTCAAACGAGCTGCTGAGCAGGCGCGCCGGATTGGGCTTGGATTAATGGGCCTGGGCGACTTGATGTATCATGCGGGTATTCGCTATGGTTCGGAGGAAGGGCAAGAATTCGCTGCCCAGGTGATGGAATTCATCCGCTACCATGCCATGCTTACCAGCATCAAGCTGGCAGAGCAACGCGGATCATTTCCTGCCATCAAGGGATCGATTTACGATCCCGAAGGTGTGTCATGGAAGCCGCCCCGACCGATCACACCGTTTGCGCGCAATTTCGAGCGCCCCAACATTGATTGGCAGGTTGTCGTAAATGGGATCAAGGAACACGGCATCCGCAATGCCGCTCAAACCACCATCGCACCTACCGGGACGATCGCTACGGTGGCGGGCTGCGAAGGCTATGGCTGTGAGCCAGTCTTCGCCCTGGCTTACATCCGCCATGTCAATGATCAGGGGCAAGACCTGCCTCTGGTATATACCAGCCCACAGTTTGAAGATGCCCTCATCGAAGCTGGAATAGATGAAGTCACACGCCAGGCGATCGTTGATGAGGTGATGGAGAGTGGCACCTGCCAGGGGATCCAGGCCGTGCCTGAGTCAATCCAGCAGGTGTTCGTCGTTTCATTGGATATCACCGCAGAAGAGCATGTGCGTACCCAGGCCGCCATGCAGGCATTTGTTGACAACAGCCTGAGTAAGACGGTCAATTTCCCGGCCAACGCCACCGAAGAGGATGTGGCTATGGTCTACATGCTGGCCTGGAAACTGGGATGCAAAGGCATCACCGTGTACGTAACCGGTTCACGCCAGAAGGTAGTACTCGAAACGAAAGCCACATCGCGCGAGAAAGAACAACCTGCCCGTGAAGAAAAAATATATGAAGCCGGGCATTCCAGTGATTATGGTGACACAGAGCACAAGTGGTCAGCTACCAAGAAGCCTCGCCCGCGCCGCTTGCGTGGATACACCTATAGTATCAGCACCCCGGTAGGCAAGGCATTTGTGACTGTTAATGAAAATGGTGGTGACCATCCATTTGAAGTGTTTGTGAGTACAGCTAAGGCTGGCTCCGAGACTGCCGCAGTATCGGAGGCGATTGGACGCCTGATATCCTACCTGCTGCGCCTGGCATCACCTGTCCTGCCACGTGAACGCCTGAAAGAGATCGTCAAGCAGCTTTCAGGCATCGGAGGTGGACGTAGCCTGGGGTTCGGGCCAAACCGTGTACGGTCACTTCCCGATGGGGTAGCCCAGACGCTGGCGGAATACCTGGATGATTCGGAAGAATACCAGGAAGCCGCTGCCTACAGTGGTAATGGTGGGTATGATAAAAGGCCCATCAGGCCATCAGATATCGTGGAAAAACAAATGTCCACGGTGCAGCCGGCGTTTCGGATCGGAGACCTGTGCCCGGAGTGTGGCCAGGCAGCAGTGGTTAATGAAGAAGGCTGCCGCAAATGCTACGCATGTGGCTATTCGGAATGCTAG
- a CDS encoding cell division protein FtsZ, with the protein MNQISSFTSQLESFAHIKVVGVGGGGCNAVERMIKEGLQGVEFIAINTDAQALMLSSAATRVRIGEKLTRGLGSGGNPEQGSKAAEESQEALYNVLRGADMVFVTAGMGGGTGTGAASIIAQIGRELGALTIGVVTRPFAFEGSKRIQVAEQGIEKLKEQADTLIVIPNDRLLQIVDKHANLQDAFRIADDVLRQGVQGISELITVPGLINLDFADVRTIMSEGGAALMAVGNGKGDERARMAAEQAISSQLLDITIDGARGILFNVTGGPDLTLFEVNQAAAIIKETAHPDVNLIFGAVIDQNMGDDVRVTVIATGFERSGIAVRRAAETQKNPLRTEMPIMHQEEVAREAQPIEVAKTDFAPRTIKTEDLDIPTFLRNRNRS; encoded by the coding sequence ATGAATCAAATCAGTAGTTTTACTAGCCAGTTGGAATCATTTGCCCACATCAAGGTGGTGGGTGTCGGCGGCGGCGGATGTAATGCCGTCGAACGGATGATAAAGGAAGGCCTGCAGGGTGTTGAATTCATCGCCATCAACACCGATGCCCAGGCACTCATGCTCTCCAGTGCAGCCACCAGGGTGAGGATCGGCGAGAAGCTAACCCGCGGTCTCGGTTCAGGTGGAAACCCTGAGCAGGGAAGCAAGGCAGCCGAGGAATCACAGGAGGCCCTGTACAACGTGCTGCGCGGGGCCGATATGGTCTTTGTTACCGCCGGTATGGGCGGTGGGACTGGGACAGGGGCAGCCTCAATCATTGCCCAGATCGGGCGTGAGCTGGGTGCACTGACGATCGGTGTCGTAACCCGTCCCTTCGCGTTTGAAGGCTCAAAGCGAATTCAGGTGGCTGAACAAGGCATCGAGAAATTAAAAGAGCAGGCTGATACATTGATCGTCATCCCCAATGACCGCCTGTTGCAGATCGTCGATAAGCATGCCAATTTACAGGATGCCTTCCGCATCGCGGATGACGTCCTGCGCCAGGGTGTCCAGGGCATCTCAGAGTTGATCACCGTACCCGGCTTGATCAACCTGGACTTTGCTGACGTCCGTACCATCATGTCAGAAGGTGGGGCTGCCTTAATGGCTGTCGGCAACGGCAAGGGAGATGAACGAGCCCGTATGGCTGCAGAACAAGCCATCTCCAGCCAGCTACTGGACATCACCATTGATGGGGCGCGCGGCATCCTGTTTAACGTAACCGGTGGACCTGACTTGACCTTGTTTGAGGTCAACCAAGCTGCAGCCATCATTAAAGAAACTGCCCATCCTGATGTCAACCTGATCTTCGGGGCTGTGATCGACCAGAATATGGGTGATGATGTGCGCGTAACGGTCATTGCAACCGGTTTTGAGCGTTCAGGTATCGCAGTCCGGAGGGCTGCTGAAACTCAGAAGAACCCTTTACGGACTGAAATGCCCATTATGCACCAGGAAGAGGTGGCGCGTGAAGCGCAGCCTATCGAGGTGGCCAAGACCGACTTTGCGCCGCGCACTATAAAAACGGAAGACCTGGATATCCCAACCTTCCTGCGGAACCGCAATCGCAGCTAA
- a CDS encoding multidrug ABC transporter substrate-binding protein: MKISEVLRIAAEGISRNKLRALLTMLGVIIGVAAVIIMIAISAGTEATIAENIQSLGTNLLFVTQSMGGQMSMGPSRTSGSNSNFLIYDDAKAIESSISGISGVVVERDISETIKYGSNSVDSASVVGSTSSYPEVRDLTVASGRFLTDNDIEKAAKVAVLGYSTAQTLFGDADPVGEKITVGDIKLTVVGVMDKKGVVGNTNYDERVYIPLTLVFEKFTFSPFARVQGQQVGTVLVQVADLKTMDNVITQIQILLAKRHDTTVADLPFTVRTQEDIITTQESTTAAFRQLLAWVAAVSLVVGGIGIMNIMLVSVTERTREIGIRQATGATPGDVRGQFLTEALLLSLTGGLIGIIAGVGGAYIFEQIGGMRTVVVPSSILLAFASAAIVGIFFGFYPANKAAQLDPIEALRHE, from the coding sequence ATGAAAATCTCAGAAGTCCTAAGGATCGCTGCCGAAGGTATCTCCCGGAATAAGCTGCGCGCTCTACTTACCATGCTGGGTGTGATCATCGGTGTGGCAGCGGTCATCATCATGATCGCCATCAGCGCCGGTACCGAAGCTACCATCGCTGAAAATATCCAGAGCCTGGGCACCAATTTACTTTTTGTTACTCAAAGCATGGGCGGGCAGATGTCCATGGGACCCTCTCGCACCTCTGGGTCGAATTCGAACTTCCTGATTTATGATGATGCGAAGGCCATCGAAAGCTCCATCTCGGGCATCTCTGGTGTTGTGGTCGAACGCGATATTTCAGAAACGATTAAATACGGGAGCAATTCTGTGGATAGTGCATCGGTGGTAGGGTCCACTTCATCCTACCCGGAAGTCAGGGACCTCACTGTCGCCTCCGGACGCTTCCTGACCGATAATGACATTGAAAAAGCTGCCAAGGTAGCAGTGCTGGGGTACAGTACTGCACAGACCCTTTTTGGAGATGCCGATCCAGTGGGTGAAAAGATTACTGTCGGTGACATCAAACTGACCGTGGTGGGTGTCATGGATAAAAAGGGTGTGGTTGGCAACACCAACTATGACGAGCGGGTGTACATCCCGCTCACCCTGGTATTCGAAAAATTCACCTTCTCTCCTTTTGCCCGTGTGCAGGGCCAACAGGTAGGCACCGTCCTCGTACAGGTGGCTGATCTGAAAACCATGGACAATGTCATCACCCAGATCCAGATCCTGCTTGCCAAGCGCCACGACACCACGGTTGCAGACCTGCCGTTCACAGTCCGGACGCAGGAGGATATCATCACCACCCAGGAATCGACCACGGCGGCTTTTCGCCAGTTACTCGCCTGGGTGGCAGCCGTCTCACTGGTGGTGGGTGGGATCGGCATTATGAACATCATGCTGGTCAGCGTCACTGAGCGGACGCGTGAGATCGGCATCCGCCAGGCGACTGGTGCTACACCAGGGGACGTGCGCGGGCAGTTCCTGACTGAAGCACTCCTGCTAAGCCTGACAGGTGGCCTGATTGGCATTATCGCTGGCGTGGGTGGCGCATATATCTTCGAGCAGATCGGTGGTATGCGTACCGTTGTGGTACCTTCCTCCATCCTGCTGGCTTTTGCCTCGGCAGCCATCGTGGGTATATTCTTCGGGTTTTACCCGGCCAACAAGGCTGCGCAGCTTGATCCGATTGAGGCTTTACGCCATGAATAA
- a CDS encoding DNA-binding response regulator — translation MTKKILVVDDKLELRTLLKSYLTQEGFDVVTASDGQEALFVARHEKPNLIILDLMMPEMGGYEFMRCYNREADTPVVILTAKIDENDKVLGLELGADDYVTKPFSPRELTARVRAVLRRAEKQTSSAEILRIGTIELDWAGRTTTVDGQIVELTPSEFSLLATLMATPGRVFSRLELLDRLQGSAYEGYERTIDVHIRNLRAKIELDSANPTYIETVYGAGYRFANPNIG, via the coding sequence ATGACCAAAAAAATCCTGGTAGTCGACGATAAACTCGAATTACGAACATTGCTAAAATCCTATCTTACCCAGGAAGGCTTCGATGTGGTTACAGCCAGTGATGGTCAAGAAGCGTTATTCGTTGCCCGGCACGAAAAACCCAATTTGATCATCCTGGACCTGATGATGCCTGAAATGGGCGGGTACGAGTTCATGCGCTGTTACAACCGGGAAGCCGATACCCCGGTGGTGATTCTGACCGCCAAGATCGACGAGAATGACAAGGTGCTTGGGCTTGAGCTGGGGGCAGACGACTATGTGACCAAGCCCTTCAGTCCGCGCGAGCTGACCGCCCGGGTGAGAGCGGTGCTGCGCCGGGCAGAGAAACAGACCAGCTCAGCAGAGATTTTGAGGATTGGAACTATCGAGCTGGATTGGGCAGGAAGGACAACCACCGTGGATGGCCAAATCGTGGAGCTGACACCTTCTGAATTCTCGCTGTTGGCTACATTGATGGCTACTCCCGGCAGGGTCTTCTCACGCCTTGAGCTGTTGGATCGACTGCAGGGGAGTGCCTATGAGGGCTATGAACGTACGATTGATGTGCACATCCGTAACCTGAGGGCAAAGATCGAGCTTGACTCAGCCAATCCCACCTACATAGAGACCGTGTACGGAGCGGGATACCGCTTCGCCAACCCAAATATAGGATAA
- the ftsA gene encoding cell division protein FtsA, with protein sequence MDEPVIVAIDIGTTKICTLVGREEVPGTLRILGVGIEPSQGVRKGVVVDMVAASQAVVRSVEKAERTCGMEIDSAIVSLAGSQVSSVNSRGVVGIAGRMIDEGDIARAIDAAKAVNIPHNREIIHIIQRGFSIDGQEGIRKPLGMHGYRLEVETHIITASAASVENLRQCVGAAGVEVSQFVLNPLASAEVVLTETEREMGVVICDMGGGTTDMAIYIGGDVWHTNVLAVGGDHITSDIAHGLRLPISQAEEVKIKHGHAIRDEVPPGESFGVKPFGEEVSVEINRRELAHIIEARVEEMFSLVLQEIKRSGYDGLLPAGLVLTGGTSNLPGIRALASQTLNLPVRVAMPENLIGMSDKLQSPAYSTSVGLLKWALLMTDIYVQSARTGMRIGPVAAGFEWGSVKDFLRRLLP encoded by the coding sequence ATGGACGAACCTGTTATTGTCGCAATTGATATCGGAACCACCAAGATCTGTACCCTGGTTGGGCGTGAAGAAGTTCCTGGGACTCTACGCATCCTGGGAGTGGGCATCGAGCCTTCACAGGGGGTACGCAAGGGTGTAGTGGTGGACATGGTGGCGGCCTCACAGGCTGTGGTACGCTCCGTCGAAAAAGCCGAGCGCACCTGTGGCATGGAAATTGACTCAGCCATTGTCAGCCTGGCAGGCTCGCAGGTTTCTTCGGTGAACAGCCGGGGAGTGGTGGGGATTGCCGGGAGGATGATCGATGAAGGTGATATTGCCCGGGCGATCGATGCTGCCAAGGCGGTGAACATCCCCCATAATCGTGAAATCATCCACATCATCCAGCGCGGTTTCAGTATTGACGGTCAGGAGGGCATCCGCAAGCCACTGGGCATGCATGGCTACAGACTTGAGGTGGAAACCCACATCATCACCGCGTCAGCAGCCTCGGTGGAAAACCTGCGACAGTGCGTTGGAGCAGCAGGCGTGGAGGTTTCACAATTTGTGCTCAACCCGCTGGCTTCCGCTGAAGTAGTGCTGACCGAAACTGAACGCGAGATGGGCGTCGTGATCTGTGACATGGGCGGTGGCACCACCGATATGGCGATCTATATTGGTGGAGATGTGTGGCATACCAATGTCCTGGCTGTTGGCGGCGATCACATCACCTCCGACATTGCCCATGGATTACGGCTTCCCATCAGCCAGGCTGAGGAAGTCAAGATCAAACACGGGCATGCCATCCGAGATGAGGTTCCCCCAGGTGAATCTTTTGGGGTGAAGCCATTTGGTGAAGAGGTGTCAGTGGAGATAAATCGGCGGGAGCTGGCTCATATCATCGAAGCCCGGGTGGAGGAGATGTTCAGCTTGGTCTTGCAAGAGATCAAGCGCTCGGGGTATGATGGCTTGCTGCCCGCCGGGTTGGTGCTCACGGGTGGAACCAGCAACTTGCCAGGTATTCGTGCCCTTGCGAGCCAGACACTTAACCTGCCGGTGCGCGTTGCCATGCCGGAAAACCTGATCGGCATGTCGGACAAACTGCAATCACCAGCGTACTCGACGAGTGTAGGGTTGTTGAAGTGGGCTTTATTGATGACAGACATTTATGTGCAGTCAGCTCGCACTGGAATGCGGATTGGTCCGGTGGCAGCTGGATTCGAATGGGGTTCGGTAAAAGATTTTCTTAGGAGGTTGCTACCATAA
- a CDS encoding two-component sensor histidine kinase: protein MRSLAVKLTLAFLLVGLTGSILVTVIIQTQTRTAFNNFIVNQEQQTLADNLEAYYQANGSWAGVSNDILYAQMPLPLQPTGGHGDPRGGSPFTLVGPDRVVIFSNQPDEIGQTLSKSTVSHAINLQWDNQTIGWLILTPIQRSFTPNTPEGNFLRNVNTATLLSASVAVLLAVCLGGLLAFTMTRSLRELTEATIEIAKGRFGKQVTVRSKDEIGKLAESFNQMSLDLDQATQARRQMTADIAHDLRSPLSVITGYAEALSDNKLPGTPEVYDILLQETKHLDRLVDDLRLLSLADTGELPLTEQTIYPQALLERVAARHAVASEQYKVELKIEAEDNLPLIKVDVERMSQVLDNLILNAFRYTPEGGCVILGASCTGDSVFLRVKDTGRGIAAEDLSHIFDRFYRGDKSRPHNGESGLGLAIVKSIVEAHGGNISVISSPGQGAEFTITLKSLIDI from the coding sequence ATGCGCTCATTGGCGGTAAAACTAACCCTGGCCTTTCTACTGGTCGGCCTGACGGGCTCAATCCTGGTGACGGTCATCATCCAGACGCAGACACGGACGGCATTCAACAATTTCATTGTGAACCAGGAGCAGCAGACACTTGCAGACAACCTGGAGGCCTACTACCAGGCGAATGGGTCATGGGCAGGGGTGAGTAACGATATTTTATATGCGCAAATGCCGCTGCCATTGCAGCCAACGGGAGGACACGGTGACCCGCGTGGTGGCAGTCCCTTCACCCTGGTCGGGCCGGACAGGGTGGTCATCTTCAGTAATCAACCGGATGAAATCGGTCAGACGTTGAGTAAGAGTACGGTGAGTCACGCCATCAACCTGCAGTGGGATAATCAAACCATTGGATGGCTGATTCTGACGCCCATCCAGCGTAGTTTTACGCCTAACACCCCTGAAGGAAATTTTCTACGCAACGTCAATACGGCGACACTCCTAAGTGCATCGGTAGCTGTACTACTGGCTGTTTGTTTGGGAGGATTGCTGGCGTTTACTATGACGCGTTCATTGCGTGAGCTCACTGAGGCTACTATTGAAATCGCCAAAGGCAGGTTCGGAAAACAGGTCACGGTGCGCTCGAAGGACGAAATTGGGAAATTAGCTGAATCTTTCAATCAGATGAGCCTGGACCTGGATCAGGCTACCCAGGCTCGGCGGCAAATGACTGCGGATATTGCCCACGACTTGCGATCCCCGCTGAGCGTCATTACCGGATATGCCGAAGCACTCAGCGATAATAAACTGCCTGGCACTCCCGAAGTTTATGACATCCTGTTACAGGAGACGAAGCACCTGGATCGCCTGGTGGATGACTTGCGCTTGCTCAGCCTGGCTGATACAGGTGAGCTACCCCTGACCGAGCAAACCATCTACCCTCAGGCCTTGCTTGAGAGAGTGGCAGCTCGCCACGCCGTGGCGAGCGAACAATATAAAGTCGAACTGAAAATCGAGGCCGAAGATAATCTTCCTTTGATCAAGGTGGATGTTGAGCGCATGTCACAAGTGCTTGACAACCTGATCTTAAACGCATTTCGCTATACTCCTGAAGGCGGGTGCGTGATTCTGGGAGCATCATGCACAGGAGACTCTGTTTTCCTGCGCGTGAAGGATACTGGCAGGGGGATTGCAGCTGAAGACTTATCGCATATATTCGACCGCTTCTACCGGGGAGATAAATCTCGCCCGCATAACGGTGAGTCGGGGTTGGGATTAGCGATCGTGAAGTCTATCGTTGAGGCGCATGGTGGAAATATCAGCGTAATAAGCTCACCTGGGCAAGGTGCAGAATTCACCATCACGCTAAAATCTTTAATTGATATTTAG
- a CDS encoding macrolide ABC transporter ATP-binding protein: protein MIELNQIIKIYQMGDVKVTALDGVSLNVQEGEFLAIMGPSGSGKSTLMNILGCLDRPTSGTYLLAGQDVSRMSREQLAHIRNQKIGFIFQSYNLLAQATAVQNVLMPIVYRHNGHIPNKDRVEMAHNALVSVGLVDRDHHKPTEMSGGQQQRVAIARALINSPALILADEPTGNLDSHSGKEIMEILQNLHSEGRTIVMITHDAKNAAYAERTIQLKDGRLNGNNNPVDMPVQAVAGGLA from the coding sequence ATTATTGAGCTTAACCAGATAATAAAGATTTACCAGATGGGTGATGTCAAGGTCACCGCACTGGATGGTGTTAGCTTGAATGTTCAGGAAGGTGAATTCCTAGCCATCATGGGGCCATCGGGCTCAGGTAAATCCACCCTGATGAACATCCTGGGTTGTCTCGATCGGCCGACCAGTGGAACGTACCTTTTGGCAGGTCAGGATGTCAGCCGCATGAGTCGCGAGCAGCTGGCCCACATCCGCAATCAGAAGATTGGTTTTATTTTCCAATCTTACAACCTCTTAGCCCAGGCAACCGCAGTTCAGAATGTGCTTATGCCCATCGTATATCGTCACAACGGGCATATCCCAAACAAGGATAGAGTAGAAATGGCCCACAATGCCCTGGTTTCTGTGGGACTGGTGGACCGGGATCATCATAAACCCACTGAGATGTCAGGCGGACAACAGCAACGAGTAGCCATTGCCCGGGCGTTAATCAACTCTCCTGCGCTTATCTTAGCCGATGAACCCACAGGTAACCTGGATTCTCACTCTGGCAAGGAGATCATGGAGATCCTGCAAAATTTACACTCCGAAGGCAGAACGATTGTGATGATCACCCATGATGCCAAGAACGCTGCGTATGCAGAGCGGACCATCCAACTGAAGGATGGTCGGCTCAATGGCAACAACAATCCTGTCGATATGCCGGTTCAGGCAGTCGCGGGAGGCCTGGCATGA